In Lotus japonicus ecotype B-129 chromosome 5, LjGifu_v1.2, one genomic interval encodes:
- the LOC130720908 gene encoding uncharacterized protein LOC130720908 isoform X1: MWLVMGLSAFSPLSNDEDVREFFENVKGVAEVDIYVEHLVEDPNIVPLIAYKSAEDTPEVLQVGSESDDEVLQDREGETETVKEAELVQDKDGQSVQEIQIDAEVLQPEQRRGAELEQHREAEAEEGHEKESEAEIVVNDEQRRSVELEQDKEAEEAHEKEFEAEVVVNDGQRRGTEFEQDKEGESVQEKEIESEEQIRDVDDNDEVTENDKGVDKGKRKASEVLLSDEDEDSDAEFDPNDEEASSDFSMYDSDYEEDWDWLCVLPKESLLNIAEANPDPTFAEGSTDQYTQAVNESRNLEPSTYEEFEDEDGDSEDLESPSESDDEGKSRRKYPKFKPTEDGEVVHLELGLTFNNKDQFKDAVSDFAIQTKKNLTITKNDKKRMVVKCVKECPFYLRASKTPSRPIWQIVSFHNNHNCCRTASNRQAKTFWLAKKFMQILKHTPDLKVRGLIEEARVRWGIVIGRYKAYRQRSRV; encoded by the exons ATGTGGCTAGTGATGGGTCTGTCTGCTTTTAGTCCACTTTCCAATGATGAAGATGTTAGAGAATTCTTTGAAAATGTTAAAGGTGTAGCTGAAGTTGATATTTATGTTGAACACCTAGTGGAAGATCCAAATATTGTTCCTCTAATTGCTTACAAGAGTGCTGAAGATACTCCTGAGGTATTGCAAGTTGGTTCTGAAAGTGATGATGAGGTATTGCAAGACAGGGAGGGTGAGACTGAGACAGTCAAGGAGGCTGAGTTAGTGCAAGACAAGGATGGTCAAAGTGTGCAGGAAATTCAGATTGATGCTGAG GTTCTCCAACCTGAACAGAGAAGAGGTGCTGAGTTAGAGCAACACAGGGAGGCTGAAGCTGAAGAAGGGCATGAAAAGGAAAGTGAGGCTGAG ATTGTTGTCAATGATGAACAGAGGAGAAGTGTTGAGTTAGAGCAAGACAAGGAGGCTGAAGAAGCGCATGAAAAAGAATTTGAGGCTGAG GTTGTTGTCAATGATGGACAGAGGAGAGGTACTGAGTTCGAGCAAGACAAGGAGGGTGAGTCAGtgcaagaaaaagaaattgagtCTGAG GAACAGATTCGTGATGTGGATGACAATGATGAAGTAACTGAAAATGACAAGGGGGTAGATAAGGGAAAAAGAAAGGCCAGTGAGGTTCTTCTCAGTGATGAAGATGAGGATTCTGATGCTGAATTTGATCCAAATGATGAAGAGGCATCCTCTGATTTTTCAATGTATGACAGTGACTACGAAGAAGATTGGGATTGGCTATGTGTGCTTCCTAAAGAGTCTCTGCTGAATATAGCTGAGGCCAATCCAGATCCCACTTTTGCAGAAGGTTCTACTGATCAATATACTCAAGCTGTGAATGAGTCAAGGAACCTGGAGCCTAGTACATATGAGGAATTTGAAGATGAGGATGGTGATTCTGAGGACTTAGAAAGTCCATCAGAAAGCGATGATGAAGGAAAAAGTAGAAGGAAATATCCTAAGTTCAAACCTACTGAAGATGGGGAGGTGGTTCACCTTGAGTTAGGTCTGACTTTCAACAACAAAGATCAGTTTAAGGATGCTGTCAGTGATTTTGCTATCCAAACCAAGAAGAATCTGACAATCACCAAAAATGATAAAAAGAGGATGGTGGTTAAATGTGTTAAGGAGTGTCCATTCTACCTGAGAGCCAGCAAGACTCCCTCAAGGCCTATCTGGCAAATTGTAAGCTTCCATAACAACCATAATTGCTGTAGGACAGCCAGTAATAGGCAGGCAAAGACATTTTGGCTTGCTAAGAAATTTATGCAAATTCTGAAACACACTCCAGATTTGAAAGTGAGGGGCTTGATAGAGGAGGCAAGGGTCAGGTGGGGCATTGTGATAGGGAGGTACAAGGCATACAGGCAAAGGTCAAGAGTCTAG
- the LOC130720908 gene encoding uncharacterized protein LOC130720908 isoform X2, whose amino-acid sequence MWLVMGLSAFSPLSNDEDVREFFENVKGVAEVDIYVEHLVEDPNIVPLIAYKSAEDTPEVLQVGSESDDEVLQDREGETETVKEAELVQDKDGQSVQEIQIDAEVLQPEQRRGAELEQHREAEAEEGHEKESEAEIVVNDEQRRSVELEQDKEAEEAHEKEFEAEVVVNDGQRRGTEFEQDKEGESVQEKEIESEIRDVDDNDEVTENDKGVDKGKRKASEVLLSDEDEDSDAEFDPNDEEASSDFSMYDSDYEEDWDWLCVLPKESLLNIAEANPDPTFAEGSTDQYTQAVNESRNLEPSTYEEFEDEDGDSEDLESPSESDDEGKSRRKYPKFKPTEDGEVVHLELGLTFNNKDQFKDAVSDFAIQTKKNLTITKNDKKRMVVKCVKECPFYLRASKTPSRPIWQIVSFHNNHNCCRTASNRQAKTFWLAKKFMQILKHTPDLKVRGLIEEARVRWGIVIGRYKAYRQRSRV is encoded by the exons ATGTGGCTAGTGATGGGTCTGTCTGCTTTTAGTCCACTTTCCAATGATGAAGATGTTAGAGAATTCTTTGAAAATGTTAAAGGTGTAGCTGAAGTTGATATTTATGTTGAACACCTAGTGGAAGATCCAAATATTGTTCCTCTAATTGCTTACAAGAGTGCTGAAGATACTCCTGAGGTATTGCAAGTTGGTTCTGAAAGTGATGATGAGGTATTGCAAGACAGGGAGGGTGAGACTGAGACAGTCAAGGAGGCTGAGTTAGTGCAAGACAAGGATGGTCAAAGTGTGCAGGAAATTCAGATTGATGCTGAG GTTCTCCAACCTGAACAGAGAAGAGGTGCTGAGTTAGAGCAACACAGGGAGGCTGAAGCTGAAGAAGGGCATGAAAAGGAAAGTGAGGCTGAG ATTGTTGTCAATGATGAACAGAGGAGAAGTGTTGAGTTAGAGCAAGACAAGGAGGCTGAAGAAGCGCATGAAAAAGAATTTGAGGCTGAG GTTGTTGTCAATGATGGACAGAGGAGAGGTACTGAGTTCGAGCAAGACAAGGAGGGTGAGTCAGtgcaagaaaaagaaattgagtCTGAG ATTCGTGATGTGGATGACAATGATGAAGTAACTGAAAATGACAAGGGGGTAGATAAGGGAAAAAGAAAGGCCAGTGAGGTTCTTCTCAGTGATGAAGATGAGGATTCTGATGCTGAATTTGATCCAAATGATGAAGAGGCATCCTCTGATTTTTCAATGTATGACAGTGACTACGAAGAAGATTGGGATTGGCTATGTGTGCTTCCTAAAGAGTCTCTGCTGAATATAGCTGAGGCCAATCCAGATCCCACTTTTGCAGAAGGTTCTACTGATCAATATACTCAAGCTGTGAATGAGTCAAGGAACCTGGAGCCTAGTACATATGAGGAATTTGAAGATGAGGATGGTGATTCTGAGGACTTAGAAAGTCCATCAGAAAGCGATGATGAAGGAAAAAGTAGAAGGAAATATCCTAAGTTCAAACCTACTGAAGATGGGGAGGTGGTTCACCTTGAGTTAGGTCTGACTTTCAACAACAAAGATCAGTTTAAGGATGCTGTCAGTGATTTTGCTATCCAAACCAAGAAGAATCTGACAATCACCAAAAATGATAAAAAGAGGATGGTGGTTAAATGTGTTAAGGAGTGTCCATTCTACCTGAGAGCCAGCAAGACTCCCTCAAGGCCTATCTGGCAAATTGTAAGCTTCCATAACAACCATAATTGCTGTAGGACAGCCAGTAATAGGCAGGCAAAGACATTTTGGCTTGCTAAGAAATTTATGCAAATTCTGAAACACACTCCAGATTTGAAAGTGAGGGGCTTGATAGAGGAGGCAAGGGTCAGGTGGGGCATTGTGATAGGGAGGTACAAGGCATACAGGCAAAGGTCAAGAGTCTAG